From Asterias rubens chromosome 20, eAstRub1.3, whole genome shotgun sequence, one genomic window encodes:
- the LOC117303657 gene encoding group XIIA secretory phospholipase A2-like, which yields MILKNTFLEVLAIVCLHLSFTKQLKVASNNHAANDKRFGEYMNDFATIADNIALGLKTASKAAKIVSGQNDIGGEVDECIFTCKNGGTAMKRPGYSPEVNGCGAYGIQFDLSSLPGVEKCCNKHDKCYGQCGMPKLTCEDQFAKCLDGVCDVMKGVMNFNSEELEGCQMTVQMMVMAVLELGCQTYIDTQKEACICQIDNRTDRIKSKREL from the exons ATGATCCTCAAAAACACGTTCTTAGAAGTGTTAGCAATTGTTTGTCTACATCTTTCTTTCACAAAGCAACTGAAAGTAGCTAGTAACAACCATGCTGCAAATGACAAACGTTTCGGGGAGTATATGaatgattttgcgaccattgcCGACAATATTGCATTGGGTTTGAAAACGGCTTCCAAAGCCGCCAAAATCGTAAGTGGACAGAATGACATCGGAGGGGAGGTGGACGAATGCATCTTTACTTGTAAAAATG GTGGGACAGCAATGAAGAGACCTGGGTACAGTCCTGAAGTTAATGGCTGTGGTGCTTATGGAATACAG TTTGATCTGTCTTCATTGCCCGGCGTTGAAAAATGCTGCAATAAGCACGACAAATGTTATGGACAGTGCGGCATGCCTAAGCTGACGTGTGAGGATCAATTTGCCAAGTGCCTTGATGGGGTGTGTGATGTCATGAAAGGAGTAATGAATTTCAACAGTGAAGAGCTTGAAG GTTGTCAGATGACTGTTCAGATGATGGTGATGGCCGTCTTGGAGCTGGGGTGCCAAACATACATAGACACACAAAAGGAAGCGTGCATTTGTCAAATAGACAACAGAACGGACAGGATAAAGTCAAAGAGGGAACTCTGA
- the LOC117303581 gene encoding sphingomyelin synthase-related protein 1-like: MKATRQSKKRLRAVVVNLPNNKSVHHWTSDDVAEFLHANGMGQYSELLCIHNEIDGEVLLLLKELDLRLPPISVPVLAHIKRLMMLINHLQERETGSTHFSNGSSKLTDYLSKETSLELGHISQQLNAFSFSDDEDYQSSHSNPQSRRSSEPKFQPEYGKTLLSFIYASSVALLTAFVMTIAHDRVPDMTKFPPLPDVFLDSVPRIEWAFEACETCAITLASMFVIVLVLHKHRSIILRRFFALTGSCFLLRCLTMFVTSMSVPGSHLQCSGKVYGNYWIKMERALEIMSGLGMSVTGVHTCGDYMFSGHTICLTMFNFFITEYSPRSMTYLHTTSWVLNLFGAFFVLAAHEHYSIDVVIAFCITSRLFLYYHTLANTHSLQQADRRTKVWFPMFSYFEDKVDNVVPNEYEWPFSMPRLPAPSRLWQKRKVKKDKQK; encoded by the exons ATGAAGGCCACACGACAATCTAAAAAGAG ACTGAGAGCCGTTGTTGTCAACTTGCCCAATAATAAGAGTGTACATCATTGGACCTCAGACGATGTTGCCGAGTTCCTGCATGCGAATGGGATGGGCCAGTACTCGGAGCTGTTGTGCATCCACAATGAGATTGACGGCGAGGTCTTGCTGCTTCTCAAGGAGTTGGACCTCCGTCTTCCGCCAATATCCGTCCCCGTCTTGGCACATATTAAGAGGTTGATGATGCTGATCAATCACCTGCAAGAAAGAGAGACGGGGTCGACGCACTTCAGCAACGGATCATCCAAATTAACCGACTACCTAAGCAAGGAGACCAGCCTAGAGCTGGGTCACATCAGCCAGCAACTGAACGCTTTCAGTTTCAGTGACGATGAAGATTACCAAAGCTCTCATTCCAACCCGCAGTCAAGACGCTCGTCTGAGCCAAAGTTCCAGCCGGAGTACGGGAAGACGCTTCTCAGTTTCATATACGCGTCGTCGGTGGCGCTACTGACTGCGTTTGTGATGACCATCGCTCACGATCGCGTGCCGGACATGACCAAGTTTCCGCCGTTGCCGGACGTCTTTCTGGACAGCGTCCCTAGGATAGAGTGGGCATTTGAGGCTTGCGAAACTTGCGCCATCACTCTGGCTTCCATGTTTGTAATCGTCTTAGTTCTTCATAAACACAG gtCCATAATACTGCGGAGATTCTTTGCCCTGACGGGCTCGTGCTTTCTTCTTCGTTGTCTCACTATGTTTGTCACGTCAATGTCCGTCCCTGGCAGCCATCTGCAGTGCAGTGGCAAG GTTTATGGAAATTACTGGATCAAAATGGAGCGGGCCTTGGAGATAATGTCTGGCCTTGGCATGAGCGTAACAGGTGTCCATACCTGTGGGGATTACATGTTCAGTGGACACACCATATGTCTGACTATGTTTAACTTCTTCATAACGGAAT ATTCGCCAAGAAGTATGACTTACCTCCACACTACCTCCTGGGTCCTCAATCTCTTTGGGGCCTTCTTCGTTCTTGCTGCCCACGAGCATTACTCCATCGATGTGGTCATCGCATTCTGCATTACCTCACGCCTCTTCCTGTACTACCACACACTCGCCAACACCCACTCCCTCCAACAAGCCGACAGGAGGACCAAGGTCTGGTTCCCCATGTTCTCCTACTTTGAAGACAAGGTGGATAACGTGGTACCTAATGAGTATGAGTGGCCGTTCTCTATGCCTCGTTTACCGGCACCGAGCAGACTCTGGCAGAAAAGAAAAGTtaagaaagataaacaaaaatga
- the LOC117303980 gene encoding sphingomyelin synthase-related protein 1-like — MDKPCRQISPTYGSRSSPATQGVMAIGNGHTTVIDIGSSVANGNHVPIGALCTTNGTLSPDGTPLPHSALTKIANEIAEASATIAHPKPKFEPEPFKTVMAIVYGMSVSFLSAFTITYTHDRTPDVSVNPPLPDLVFELVPRMEWAFLACEICMLSLAAVNVINLVIHKHRLIILRRCLVIIGFTMTMRCLTMLVTSLSVTGYHVHCGRKMYDSVWSKLGRAVSVSIGMGMTVTGAREELCGDYIYSGHTVSITAFCLFFIEYTPSKCRLMHFLVRVTGASGIFFIVAAHEHYTVDVLVAIIVTVLLFLYYHTLANTRAYLHRDLYKVRVWFPFFHYLEAKVDGVVPNEYEWPFRIPSISWPRCPSKLWQRKQNRTED, encoded by the exons ATGGACAAGCCATGCCGGCAGATCTCACCAACATACGGCAGCAGATCATCCCCGGCGACGCAAGGAGTGATGGCGATAGGTAACGGTCACACCACGGTAATTGATATCGGGTCGTCGGTGGCGAACGGGAATCACGTCCCCATTGGGGCACTATGCACCACCAACGGGACGCTGTCTCCGGACGGGACACCACTACCACATTCGGCCCTTACCAAAATCGCAAATGAGATTGCCGAAGCATCGGCTACCATTGCTCACCCCAAACCCAAGTTCGAACCGGAACCCTTCAAGACGGTGATGGCCATAGTCTATGGGATGTCAGTTTCTTTCCTATCTGCCTTCACGATCACCTACACACATGACAGAACCCCGGACGTTAGCGTCAACCCGCCCCTACCAGATCTTGTTTTTGAACTTGTGCCCAGAATGGAATGGGCTTTCCTGGCGTGTGAAATCTGTATGCTTTCTTTGGCAGCAGTGAATGTTATCAATCTTGTCATTCACAAACACAG ACTAATCATCCTGAGACGTTGCTTGGTCATTATCGGATTCACTATGACGATGCGGTGCCTGACCATGTTGGTGACGTCACTCTCCGTTACGGGTTACCACGTGCATTGTGGTAGAAAG ATGTACGACAGTGTCTGGAGTAAGCTTGGCCGAGCTGTGTCCGTCTCTATCGGTATGGGGATGACAGTGACTGGGGCCAGGGAAGAGCTCTGTGGTGACTACATTTACAGTGGACATACAGTATCAATCACTGCGTTCTGCCTCTTCTTTATTGAAT ATACGCCAAGCAAGTGCCGTCTGATGCACTTCTTAGTGCGTGTCACCGGCGCATCCGGGATCTTCTTCATCGTAGCCGCGCATGAGCACTACACCGTCGACGTGTTGGTCGCCATCATCGTCACCGTACTTCTATTTCTGTACTACCACACACTGGCCAACACCAGGGCCTACCTCCACCGTGACCTCTACAAGGTCAGAGTCTGGTTCCCTTTCTTCCACTACCTGGAGGCCAAGGTAGACGGCGTGGTACCCAACGAGTACGAATGGCCGTTCCGGATCCCGTCAATCTCCTGGCCGCGCTGTCCGTCGAAGCTTTGGCAGAGAAAACAGAATAGGACCGAGGACTGA